Below is a window of Euzebya sp. DNA.
GCGCTACGACGCCTTCGACGACATGGGCGGGCGGCTGTCGTTCTCGATCGCGCTGCTCGACGAGCACGGCGACGGCAGCGTCATCACCGCGATGAACGGCCGCGTCCAGACCCGCACGTACGCGAAGCCGGTGACCGGTGGGACGTCCAGCCACAACCTCTCCGAGGAGGAGGTGCAGGCCATCGCCCAGGCGATGGAGTCCGGGACCGTCCGCGCCGCCGAGGCGGTCCGCGGGCTGCCGGGTCCGGAGGCCGAGGGGCCGCCGGACGAACCGGTCGGGTCGGCCGCCGGCGCGGAGCCCCAGGACGCGGGACGGCCGGCGTGACGGTCGCGTTCCTCGGCCCCGAGGGGACCTTCACGGCGGCCGCGGCCGACCGGGCCGCGCCCGGGCACGAGCGGCTCCCGCTGACGACCATCCCCGACGTCGTCGACCTGGTGCGCGACGGCACCGCCGACGTCGGCGTCGTGCCGATCGAGAACAGCATCGAGGGGGCGGTGAACCTGACCCTCGACACGCTCGCGTTCGGTGAGCCGGGGGTCTACATCCGCGGCGAGGTCGAGGTCCCGATCTCGATGAACCTGCTGGTGCGCCCCGGGACCTCACTGGACGCGGTCAAGGAGGTCCGGTCCCACCCGATGGCGATCCCCCAGTGCCGGGTGTGGCTGTCGGCGAACCTGTCCGGGGTCCAGCTGTCCACGACCGCGTCGACCGCCGCCGCCGCGGAGGAGGTGGTCGACGGCGACGGGACCGTCGCCGCCCTGGGGACCACCGCGGCCGCCGAGCGCTTCGGGCTCGAGGTGCTCGCCGCCGACATCCACGACCGGGACGGCAACACCACCCGGTTCGTCACCCTCGGCCGGCGCATGCCGGGGCCGACGGGGGCGGACAAGACCTCCCTGGTCGTGTTCTTCGGCGCCGACCGCCCGGGCCAGCTGATGCGGGTCCTCGACGAGTTCGCCCTCCGCGGCATCAACCTCACCAAGATCGAGTCGCGGCCGACGAAGACCCAGCTCGGCGAGTACTGCATCTTCATCGACGCCTCCGGACACGTGACCGAGGCGCGCATGGCCGAGGCCCTCCGGTCGGTGCACCGCCACGTCGCCGAGGTCCGGATCCTCGGGACCTACCCGCGGGCCGACGGGCTCACCGCCCACGCGGCCGGTGCGGACTCCGAGGACGCATACGCCGACGCCAGCCTCTGGTTCCGCCGGCTGCTCGACCGCATCGACACCTGAGCGCGGAGGACCCTGCCTCCTCGGGCAGTTGCCCGCCGTGCGCGGGCCGGGCACGCTGTGGTCCGACATGCGCGTGAGTTCAGGTGCCCTGCGGTGCCGACTTCCCCGGCTCACCGCGGTGGCGACCGCACTCCTGGTGGTCGGCCTGCTGGTGCCGTCGGCGGTCGGCACGCCGGCGCGCGCCCAGTCCTCCGACGACCTCGCCCAAGCCGCTCCGGCCTCCGGCCTGAGCGGCTTGCCCCCCGGCCGGTCCGTCGCCACGTCTTCGACGGAGCTCCGGGCCGAGCAGCAGGAGGCGGAGGAGGCCCTCCAGGATGCGCGGGAGTCCCAGGCGGGGATCGCCTCGGAGCTCGAGGACGCCGTCCAGGACCGCGAGGCGGTGGAGACCGACCTGGCGGAGGCCACCGCGGCCGTCGACGCGATCCTGACCGACATCGACGCCGTCGAGGCCGAGCAGGCCGCCCTCCGCGGGGAGGTCGACCGGCTCGAGGGGGTCGTCGCCGAGGTCCGGGCCTCGCTCGGCGCGCAGATCCGCTCCCTCTACATCCAGGGAGCGGCCGACGACGTGGTGCTCGCCTTCGACTCCGACGTCGTCGCCGAGATCGGCACCCGGTCGCACTACCTGACCGCGCTGTCGCGCGCCGACCGCGGCCGGATCGAGCAGCTCGACGTCGTGACCCGCCAGCTCGCCGGCCGCCAGGAGGAGCTGGTCGCCGTCGACGAGCGCCTGGCCGGGCTCCGCGAGGAGGCCGAGTCCCGCCAGGCCGAGCTGGACCGGCAGCTGTTCATCGCCGCGGGCGTCGAGGAGGGCGTCGCGGCGGAGCTCGCCCAGGCCGAGGCCGAGGCCCGCGAGCTGGCGGCGGCCGCCGAGGAGGCGGAGCGCCGCGCGGAGGCCGCCGAGGAGGCGGAGCGGCAGGCGGCCCTGGCCGCGGCCGAGGAGGCGCGCCGCCAGGCGGAGGCCGCGGCAGCGGCCGCAGCCGCGGCGACGGCGGACGCGCGGGAGCAGGTGGCCGCCGACGGCGGCGGCTCCTCGGGCGGCGGATC
It encodes the following:
- the pheA gene encoding prephenate dehydratase gives rise to the protein MTVAFLGPEGTFTAAAADRAAPGHERLPLTTIPDVVDLVRDGTADVGVVPIENSIEGAVNLTLDTLAFGEPGVYIRGEVEVPISMNLLVRPGTSLDAVKEVRSHPMAIPQCRVWLSANLSGVQLSTTASTAAAAEEVVDGDGTVAALGTTAAAERFGLEVLAADIHDRDGNTTRFVTLGRRMPGPTGADKTSLVVFFGADRPGQLMRVLDEFALRGINLTKIESRPTKTQLGEYCIFIDASGHVTEARMAEALRSVHRHVAEVRILGTYPRADGLTAHAAGADSEDAYADASLWFRRLLDRIDT
- a CDS encoding murein hydrolase activator EnvC, which encodes MATALLVVGLLVPSAVGTPARAQSSDDLAQAAPASGLSGLPPGRSVATSSTELRAEQQEAEEALQDARESQAGIASELEDAVQDREAVETDLAEATAAVDAILTDIDAVEAEQAALRGEVDRLEGVVAEVRASLGAQIRSLYIQGAADDVVLAFDSDVVAEIGTRSHYLTALSRADRGRIEQLDVVTRQLAGRQEELVAVDERLAGLREEAESRQAELDRQLFIAAGVEEGVAAELAQAEAEARELAAAAEEAERRAEAAEEAERQAALAAAEEARRQAEAAAAAAAAATADAREQVAADGGGSSGGGSSGGGSSGGGGGGASAPVASSGMACPQDNPRSFTDTWGAPRSGGRSHQGTDIFGARGGNVFAITSGTVTRTTSGGISGLFLTLRGDDGHDYWYIHLQDFVARQGQRVSAGELIAHNGDTGNARGTTPHIHFEYHPGGGGPVNPYPLLASIC
- a CDS encoding DUF4446 family protein, which produces MELSPGVVGVLLVVSILLSIGAIAAGVMAIQGERRVRATYSRFARGRREDVVTLLEMHLEEIKALQQEVRRQQAYARQLRSLLARSLSRIGTVRYDAFDDMGGRLSFSIALLDEHGDGSVITAMNGRVQTRTYAKPVTGGTSSHNLSEEEVQAIAQAMESGTVRAAEAVRGLPGPEAEGPPDEPVGSAAGAEPQDAGRPA